The Nerophis lumbriciformis linkage group LG15, RoL_Nlum_v2.1, whole genome shotgun sequence genome window below encodes:
- the LOC133615789 gene encoding kinesin-like protein KIF16B — protein sequence MIFNDLGHDVLKAACEGFNACVFAYGQTGSGKSYTMMGHTEEKGLIPRICEGLFSKIAERSMLDHHVSFRTEVSFKEIYNERVHDLLQKKSMATDGGGLRVREHPRDGPYVEHLSKHLVHSYRNMEELIAVGNAKRITASTGMNDCSSRSHAIFTINFTQAWFDAELPCEMLSKIHLVDLAGSERADATRTSGVRLKEGANINKSLVTLGTVISALADLSAVERTSKKQKIFIPYRDSVLTWLLKDSLGGNSKTTMIATISPADLHYAETLSTLRYASRARNIVNSPTVNEDSSVKLIRELQAEVTRLKNLLEGTKLVSHKQLSSSLKVEEELHQNEEKIYTLTKEWTCRWEETHSVLELSQLTSWCCCSANKQPGMLHPFHPTRHKDHVTVCNQPPQKPSL from the exons atgatttttaatgatttGGGGCATGATGTCTTGAAAGCTGCATGTGAGGGATTTAATGCTTGTGTGTTTGCCTATGGACAAACTGGATCAGGAAAATCCTACACAATGATGGGTCACACGGAGGAAAAAGGGTTAATTCCAAGGATCTGTGAAGGCTTGTTCTCCAAAATAGCTGAAAGAAGCATGCTCGATCATCATGTCTCATTTCGTACAGAAGTCAGCTTTAAGGAGATCTACAATGAACGTGTGCATGATCTACTCCAAAAGAAGAGCATGGCTACGGATGGTGGAGGTTTAAGAGTTCGAGAACACCCGAGGGATGGGCCATATGTTGAGCATCTATCTAAGCACTTGGTTCACAGCTACAGGAACATGGAAGAGTTGATAGCTGTTGGGAATGCCAAACGTATCACTGCCAGCACGGGGATGAATGACTGCAGTAGTCGCTCACACGCCATCTTTACCATCAACTTTACTCAGGCATGGTTTGATGCCGAGTTGCCATGTGAGATGCTGAGTAAGATCCACCTGGTCGACCTGGCTGGCAGCGAGAGGGCTGATGCAACTCGCACTTCAGGCGTCAGGCTGAAGGAGGGAGCCAACATTAACAAATCCCTCGTCACCCTCGGCACTGTCATCTCGGCATTGGCTGACCTCAGTGCGGTAGAGCGAACAAGCAAAAAGCAGAAGATCTTCATCCCATACAGAGATTCTGTGCTGACATGGCTGCTTAAAGACAGCCTGGGTGGAAACTCAAAGACCACCATGATTGCAACCATTTCCCCCGCTGATCTGCACTATGCAGAGACCTTGAGCACATTGCGATACGCTAGCCGTGCGCGAAACATCGTGAATTCCCCAACAGTGAATGAAGACAGTAGCGTCAAGTTGATCAGAGAGCTGCAGGCAGAGGTCACCAGGCTGAAGAATCTACTAGAAGGAACCAAACTGGTTTCTCATAAACAGCTGTCTTCCTCACTGAAGGTAGAGGAGGAGCTGCATCAGAATGAGGAAAAGATTTATACCCTAACCAAGGAGTGGACCTGCAGATGGGAGGAAACCCATAGTGTTCTGGAGTTGAGCCAACTCACCAGTTGGTGTTGCTGCAGCGCCAATAAACAGCCAGGCATGTTG CATCCTTTCCACCCCACCCGCCACAAAGACCACGTCACTGTCTGCAACCAGCCTCCACAGAAACCGTCTTTATAG